AATCTCCTAATGCGTTGACGCAACAGTCGTTGCTAAGCGATACGCCCAGTAGCAGTGTTGGAATAGAACAATCTATATATCCAAAAGTATCCTGTAAATCTCAACAAGCGCAGCCCCTAACTTCTCCGCTTCCTCCACACTTACTTCCATATCACACTCCTCATTCAGAATAGCCTGTAGTTCACTAACCAACTCAAATGACAGGCTCTTTTTACCACGCTCCACCATGACATGTTCCGTTACGTATTTGTTTGAACGATTTCGTCCAAACAAACTTCAAACAAGAAATATGAGTAACAGCAACTATATGAACCAGCAGTTCACAGCCGAGGAGTTAGATGAAGCGCTAAAGATTTATCGAGCGGAGCAGCATGAGAAACAGCGAGAAGGCATTACCAAACGAGCCGCACTCGGAAAGTACACAGGCCATATACCGTATGGATATCAACTCAACTCTTCAACAGGAAAACTAGAAAGCAACCCAGAAGAAAAACATATCTGCCAACGAATCGCATTCTTACATTGCCAAGGCAATTCACTGAGACAGATATCACACACCTTACTATCTGAACAACATTTGACACGTTCCGGTAAGAAGTTTCACGCATCAGCGATAAAGTTAATTATTCAAAGGACACGAAATAGTATTAGAGTTGGCTGTAGTAAGGAAAAGTGCTAGTATCCGTGTTATCCGCAACTATGTGGAGGAGGATCAAAACTGTGTTACAAAAAGTTGGAACAGGTCTCTGCTTAGCTCTAACAGGCTATTTCGATTGCCACCAAATTCCCGGTCATAGAGAACCGCTGTGCAGCGAAAAAGCGCTGTGGGATGTAAGTATTCCAAGAAACTTCGAACTTATCCCGTGGGGAGACTTTGATGCCCCAGAAGAAGAAGTCGAGTCTTGGAAGATTCTCCCTGGCAAGCATAAGGGCATCAGTACCGGTGGTATTCTGGAACACTTCGCTGGAAAAGACATTCACTTTAGCTTCGGCCAAGCAGTATCGC
The DNA window shown above is from Armatimonas rosea and carries:
- a CDS encoding recombinase family protein, with translation MNQQFTAEELDEALKIYRAEQHEKQREGITKRAALGKYTGHIPYGYQLNSSTGKLESNPEEKHICQRIAFLHCQGNSLRQISHTLLSEQHLTRSGKKFHASAIKLIIQRTRNSIRVGCSKEKC